The following proteins are co-located in the Methanofastidiosum sp. genome:
- a CDS encoding YwbE family protein produces MDGKTRSDIRAGMQVSIVLKQDQRSGKLTKGIVKDILTNSSNHPHGIKVRLTSGEVGRVKEICQK; encoded by the coding sequence ATGGATGGAAAAACTAGAAGCGATATAAGAGCGGGGATGCAAGTTTCAATTGTATTGAAACAAGATCAGCGTTCTGGAAAACTAACTAAAGGCATTGTAAAAGACATACTTACAAATTCTAGTAACCACCCCCATGGGATAAAAGTTAGACTGACAAGTGGCGAAGTAGGACGAGTAAAAGAAATATGCCAAAAATAA